A genomic region of Acidobacteriota bacterium contains the following coding sequences:
- a CDS encoding DUF1398 family protein, with protein sequence MTLDQINNAYVGATSYPDIIRSLISLGVASYTAEAATDVTVFRLAGGITVVRYSNSESRVPTRDLDAAEVKNAILANQQGRSDFKGFMDQIARAGVRFYEATLIGDNRRVEYFGIGDSHVEAISI encoded by the coding sequence ATGACGCTGGATCAGATCAACAATGCGTACGTTGGTGCGACGAGTTACCCGGACATTATCCGGAGCCTCATCTCGTTGGGCGTTGCATCTTATACGGCAGAAGCGGCTACTGATGTCACTGTTTTTCGCCTAGCTGGCGGTATTACGGTCGTGCGATATTCCAATTCGGAATCCAGAGTTCCGACAAGAGATCTTGATGCGGCCGAAGTTAAAAATGCGATCCTGGCGAACCAGCAGGGCAGATCAGACTTTAAGGGCTTCATGGACCAAATTGCTCGTGCGGGAGTGAGGTTTTACGAAGCTACCTTGATCGGTGACAACAGACGAGTTGAATATTTCGGGATCGGTGATTCCCATGTGGAAGCGATCTCAATCTAA
- a CDS encoding thioredoxin family protein: protein MSITVFRIFLGVILLSTAVFAQNPTSWKLSSDAGIKSLKANDLIKVTLKAEIENGWHLYALEQPPGGPFATTIKVSEGKPFEVNGKIGSTKPIVKPDNNFIIDGKPLETLFFDNSATFNIPLKATAETSVEAISIDVRFQVCDATRCLPPKTVRVSTAGSEDVKKAATSQVPSVSPPTAPNTEKTLTTSQQPADLWTFIWLAITLGALSLLTPCVFPMIPITVSYFTNHAAGSRAKSVKLATIYSIGIIGTFTILGMLLAIFVGAAGINLFAANPWINILIATVFLFFAFNLFGAYEITVPAGVLTKLDSLTRSKEGEGSGVVGALLMGLTFTLTSFTCTSPFVGTILVSASQGDWQLPLIGMLVFSTVFALPFFVLALAPQLLSQLPRAGGWMNSVKVAMGFLEVAAAMKFISNVDLVWKWGIFTRDVVLSVWIAIGVILSIYLLGKFQLSHDSKPERLGAFRMFAAVVSLALSFYLLTGLFGAKLGEIESFLPPDLSDSSVRSTGRSEGSVKWIVNDYSAALAKAKNENKLVFIDFTGYTCTNCRWMEANVFPKKEVEAEMSKYVLVKLFTDGSGEVYERQQEMEQQMFGTVALPFYGIVDGDGKIISSFPGLTRNIPEFVDFLQKAQKN, encoded by the coding sequence ATGAGCATTACGGTTTTCCGAATATTTTTAGGTGTTATTCTCCTTTCGACTGCCGTATTTGCTCAAAATCCGACGAGTTGGAAGCTCTCCTCCGATGCCGGGATCAAGTCTCTGAAGGCCAATGACCTGATAAAGGTCACATTAAAGGCTGAGATAGAGAATGGTTGGCATCTCTACGCGCTGGAACAGCCCCCGGGCGGACCATTTGCGACGACGATCAAGGTCAGCGAAGGCAAACCGTTCGAGGTGAACGGCAAGATCGGATCGACCAAGCCGATCGTCAAGCCTGACAACAATTTTATCATTGACGGAAAGCCTCTTGAGACGCTGTTTTTTGACAATTCGGCCACGTTCAACATTCCACTTAAGGCGACCGCCGAGACCTCGGTCGAAGCCATCTCTATCGACGTAAGATTTCAAGTGTGCGATGCGACGCGCTGTCTACCGCCAAAGACGGTTCGTGTCTCGACTGCCGGATCCGAAGATGTAAAAAAGGCCGCAACCAGTCAAGTGCCGTCGGTGTCGCCGCCGACTGCTCCTAATACCGAAAAAACATTAACGACTAGCCAGCAGCCTGCGGATCTGTGGACGTTTATATGGCTTGCGATCACGCTCGGGGCGTTGTCACTGCTGACGCCGTGCGTTTTTCCGATGATACCGATCACGGTCTCGTATTTCACTAATCACGCAGCCGGCAGCCGTGCCAAATCTGTCAAACTTGCGACCATCTATTCGATCGGAATTATCGGGACGTTCACCATTCTGGGAATGCTCCTCGCGATATTTGTCGGTGCGGCCGGGATCAACCTTTTTGCGGCAAATCCGTGGATAAATATCCTGATCGCCACAGTTTTTCTGTTTTTTGCATTTAATTTGTTCGGAGCATATGAGATCACGGTACCCGCGGGTGTTTTGACCAAACTTGACAGTCTGACTCGAAGCAAAGAGGGCGAAGGCAGCGGCGTTGTCGGGGCTTTGCTTATGGGCCTGACGTTTACGCTGACATCGTTTACTTGTACATCGCCGTTTGTCGGCACGATCCTGGTTTCTGCTTCACAAGGAGATTGGCAATTGCCCTTGATCGGGATGCTAGTGTTTTCGACGGTGTTTGCTCTACCGTTCTTTGTGCTTGCTCTTGCCCCGCAGCTGCTTTCGCAATTGCCGAGAGCTGGCGGCTGGATGAATTCGGTAAAGGTCGCGATGGGCTTTCTTGAGGTTGCGGCGGCTATGAAATTTATTTCAAACGTCGACTTGGTCTGGAAATGGGGAATTTTTACCCGCGATGTCGTACTTTCGGTTTGGATCGCGATCGGAGTTATTTTGTCGATCTATCTGCTCGGGAAATTTCAGCTCTCACATGATTCGAAACCCGAACGGTTGGGAGCGTTTCGAATGTTTGCCGCGGTTGTCAGCCTTGCATTAAGTTTCTATCTGTTGACCGGTCTTTTCGGTGCCAAACTTGGCGAGATCGAGTCGTTCCTGCCTCCTGATCTTAGTGATTCCTCCGTCAGATCCACAGGTAGAAGTGAAGGGTCAGTGAAGTGGATCGTCAACGACTATTCGGCGGCTCTCGCAAAGGCGAAAAACGAGAACAAACTCGTTTTCATCGATTTCACCGGTTACACCTGCACTAACTGCCGCTGGATGGAAGCAAACGTCTTTCCCAAGAAAGAGGTCGAGGCTGAGATGAGTAAATATGTACTCGTTAAGCTTTTTACCGATGGCAGCGGCGAAGTCTATGAACGTCAGCAGGAAATGGAACAGCAGATGTTCGGTACGGTTGCTTTGCCCTTTTACGGGATCGTCGACGGCGACGGTAAGATCATTTCGAGCTTCCCGGGATTGACTAGAAACATACCTGAGTTTGTTGACTTTTTGCAGAAAGCGCAGAAGAATTGA
- a CDS encoding glycosyltransferase family 39 protein: MSKNRAISTTVIVGLAIAYIAARLWRLTASCLWFDEIFSVHAATHSWSSILSFVAQDLIHPPLFYFLLKLWIGIGGESVFWLRLLPVIFSAAALVPFLLLMREMKSGRSVTVLALFFIAFNGSLIKYAQEVRMYSLLMCISLFSIWLFARYFIKGKSLVPLIIVNVLMVYSHYFGWFVVFSEVAAILLFQRIKIRAILLMFGSTLLAFLPWAIMVMSYARAGAEVGQNIGWMQKPMPANIVQLILSLVEPLYFATSNAVPYSIYKVSLPVLLILTAGATLFCVRWNRNKTSSDSEQLWMLVIFAGMPVFIAFAASWLLPHSIWGTRHLIVIFVPLAILLAIAVCEVEQKAVRIGVLSLLVLFTAYAVVLTAQRETAQYSWCAWDPLTVTSGLPANAAIYTGEDLVAYHLWFANRQLPERRIVRVDGLNGVKEDKAYFLPRGFESVQTVSIDELNEKQFWIAFRTKYWDPNAAFIDDLRVRGYNVGEAKIIDANSEQAVLVEFSKEK; encoded by the coding sequence ATGTCGAAGAACCGTGCGATCTCAACAACGGTGATCGTTGGTTTGGCGATCGCCTATATTGCGGCACGACTGTGGCGATTGACGGCGTCGTGTCTTTGGTTCGACGAGATATTTAGCGTTCATGCGGCGACGCATTCCTGGAGCTCGATCCTTTCGTTCGTCGCACAGGATCTCATTCACCCTCCGCTTTTCTATTTTCTGTTAAAACTCTGGATCGGCATCGGCGGCGAGAGTGTTTTTTGGCTTCGCCTGCTGCCGGTCATTTTCTCCGCTGCTGCACTCGTTCCTTTCCTTCTATTGATGCGAGAGATGAAGAGCGGACGCTCGGTGACCGTCTTGGCGTTGTTTTTCATCGCTTTCAATGGCTCCCTGATCAAATATGCTCAGGAAGTCCGAATGTACAGCCTGTTGATGTGCATTTCGCTGTTCTCGATATGGTTGTTTGCCCGTTATTTTATTAAGGGAAAAAGTCTGGTTCCATTGATCATAGTTAACGTTTTAATGGTCTACAGCCACTATTTTGGATGGTTTGTGGTTTTTAGCGAGGTAGCTGCGATCTTGTTGTTTCAACGAATCAAAATACGGGCGATATTGTTAATGTTCGGGTCGACGCTGCTGGCATTTTTGCCGTGGGCGATCATGGTCATGAGTTACGCGAGGGCCGGAGCTGAGGTCGGACAGAACATTGGCTGGATGCAAAAGCCAATGCCCGCGAATATTGTGCAGCTGATATTGAGCTTGGTCGAGCCGCTCTATTTTGCGACGAGCAACGCAGTTCCATATTCGATCTACAAGGTCTCACTGCCAGTCCTGCTGATACTAACGGCCGGTGCAACACTTTTTTGTGTGAGGTGGAACAGGAACAAAACCTCGTCTGACTCAGAGCAGCTTTGGATGCTGGTAATATTTGCCGGAATGCCTGTGTTTATTGCGTTTGCCGCAAGTTGGCTGTTGCCGCATTCTATTTGGGGAACGCGGCATTTGATCGTTATTTTTGTTCCACTAGCGATACTTTTAGCGATCGCTGTGTGTGAAGTGGAACAAAAAGCGGTGCGAATCGGTGTGCTCTCACTGCTCGTGTTGTTTACCGCCTACGCGGTCGTTCTGACCGCTCAGAGAGAAACGGCGCAATATTCCTGGTGTGCGTGGGATCCGTTGACGGTGACCAGCGGTCTGCCTGCCAACGCCGCAATCTACACCGGCGAAGACCTCGTCGCTTATCATCTTTGGTTCGCGAACAGGCAGTTGCCCGAACGCAGGATCGTCCGTGTCGATGGTCTGAACGGCGTAAAAGAGGATAAAGCCTATTTCCTGCCTCGCGGATTCGAATCGGTCCAGACCGTTTCGATCGATGAATTGAACGAGAAGCAGTTTTGGATCGCATTCAGGACAAAGTACTGGGACCCGAATGCCGCGTTTATCGACGATCTTCGCGTTCGAGGCTACAACGTCGGAGAAGCCAAGATCATCGACGCGAATAGCGAACAAGCAGTGCTGGTTGAATTTTCAAAGGAAAAATAA
- the pdhA gene encoding pyruvate dehydrogenase (acetyl-transferring) E1 component subunit alpha yields the protein MLYQMVLGRRFEEKCAEVYRMGKIGGFCHLYIGQEAIGVGSMMALKPTDMVITSYRDHVQAMIKGMSPESVMAELYGKAGGCVGGKGGSMHMFSKELEFYGGHGIVGGQIGVGAGMAYAAKYKNSGQVVLCFFGEAAVNQGIFHESLNMAQLWKLPCIFICENNQYGMGTSQARAMSSRSIAKKAEAFEMANEFVDGMDVMAVREATQRAIDRARKDGSPTLLEIRAYRYMGHSMSDPGNYRTRDEILKYQERDPIVLFKDSLQEAKVFSDKEFEKIEVQAADAVAKAVAFADESPYPDERELMTHVYA from the coding sequence ATGCTATATCAGATGGTCCTCGGTCGACGTTTTGAGGAAAAATGTGCCGAAGTTTACCGAATGGGCAAGATCGGCGGTTTTTGCCATCTCTACATCGGCCAGGAGGCCATTGGTGTCGGGTCGATGATGGCGCTTAAGCCGACCGATATGGTCATTACGTCCTATCGTGACCACGTTCAGGCAATGATCAAAGGCATGTCGCCCGAATCTGTAATGGCTGAGTTATACGGCAAAGCCGGCGGATGTGTCGGCGGCAAAGGCGGATCGATGCATATGTTTTCGAAGGAACTCGAATTCTACGGCGGTCATGGTATCGTCGGCGGCCAGATCGGTGTTGGAGCCGGCATGGCTTACGCTGCAAAATACAAAAATTCAGGCCAAGTCGTTCTTTGCTTCTTTGGCGAAGCGGCGGTAAATCAGGGCATTTTTCACGAATCGCTCAACATGGCACAACTCTGGAAGCTTCCATGCATCTTCATTTGCGAGAACAATCAATACGGAATGGGCACTTCGCAGGCACGGGCAATGTCCTCCCGGAGCATAGCAAAAAAAGCCGAAGCGTTTGAAATGGCAAATGAATTTGTAGACGGCATGGACGTAATGGCAGTTCGCGAAGCTACCCAACGTGCGATCGACCGTGCCCGCAAAGACGGTTCGCCTACGCTGCTTGAGATTCGCGCCTACCGTTACATGGGCCATTCGATGTCTGATCCGGGAAACTACCGGACCCGTGACGAGATCCTAAAATATCAGGAACGCGACCCGATAGTCCTCTTTAAGGATAGTCTCCAGGAAGCGAAGGTATTCAGCGACAAGGAATTTGAAAAGATCGAAGTTCAGGCAGCTGATGCCGTTGCGAAGGCGGTCGCTTTCGCCGACGAAAGCCCGTATCCTGATGAACGCGAGTTGATGACACACGTTTACGCATAA
- a CDS encoding HNH endonuclease — translation MLTSRVLLLNFSYEPLGTVGVARAVCLWFRGAITVEENDGDNVLHSPSTTFPVPSVVRLRHYVHVRRNNRETTMKRARIYIRDRYRCQYCGEHKHAKELTLDHIFPRAQGGESTPHNLVSACVKCNQRKGNRTPEQARMPLLTSQKLLRLGLDHVLLCHYAENRPEWRKYLFMDEFDAIQETNEAMAA, via the coding sequence TTGCTAACTAGTCGTGTTTTACTGTTGAATTTTTCGTACGAGCCGCTCGGAACCGTGGGCGTGGCTCGTGCTGTTTGTTTATGGTTTCGCGGAGCGATCACTGTCGAAGAAAACGACGGCGACAATGTTCTCCATTCCCCTTCGACAACCTTTCCAGTTCCGTCGGTCGTTCGTCTACGTCATTATGTACATGTTCGTCGAAATAACCGCGAAACTACCATGAAACGTGCCCGCATCTACATCCGCGACCGTTACCGGTGCCAGTACTGCGGTGAGCACAAACATGCTAAGGAATTGACGCTCGATCACATCTTCCCGCGTGCCCAAGGCGGCGAAAGCACACCGCACAATCTGGTGTCGGCGTGTGTAAAGTGTAATCAGCGAAAAGGAAACCGTACGCCTGAACAGGCCCGTATGCCACTCTTGACTTCGCAAAAACTGCTCCGTCTCGGCCTTGATCATGTACTTCTGTGTCATTACGCGGAAAACCGACCCGAATGGCGTAAGTACTTGTTCATGGACGAATTTGACGCGATCCAGGAAACAAACGAAGCAATGGCTGCGTAG
- a CDS encoding RtcB family protein, protein MPHNKLNISGAKAEVLSWVSHGLTFDEENMLRNVSRLPCIYKHVALMPDAHLGKGSMVGSVIATKDAVIPATVGVDIGCGMMAVKTPFKSGILDRKMAEFRHEIERTIPVGFNWYKESVDDASRWDGWNTFDDLHAGIPKLKRKAMVQLGTLGGGNHFIEVCLDTEDNVWLMLHSGSRNIGKELAERHLATAKTLHRLNELPSPDLAYFVHGTDEFKAYWHDLDWAQGYAMKNREIMMKRLLKSFNRMFNGDKAFRREITLNCHHNYVAVEEHFGDKVYITRKGAINAAEGTFGIIPGSMGAKSFIIKGLGNPLSFNSCSHGAGRKMSRTKAKSKYTIDDLARQTAGVECRKDKGVVDEIPGAYKDIDDVMRAQSDLVEVVAEIKQVICVKG, encoded by the coding sequence ATGCCACATAACAAACTAAATATCAGCGGGGCGAAGGCCGAAGTCCTCTCGTGGGTCTCGCACGGGCTGACTTTTGACGAAGAAAATATGCTCCGCAACGTATCGCGGCTGCCTTGTATTTACAAGCACGTCGCACTCATGCCGGACGCTCATTTGGGTAAAGGCTCGATGGTCGGTTCGGTCATTGCGACGAAAGATGCCGTGATCCCGGCGACTGTTGGAGTCGATATCGGATGCGGAATGATGGCGGTTAAGACGCCGTTCAAGAGCGGGATTCTCGACCGTAAAATGGCCGAGTTTCGCCACGAGATCGAGCGTACAATTCCCGTCGGATTCAACTGGTATAAGGAATCGGTCGACGACGCTTCGCGTTGGGACGGCTGGAACACGTTTGACGATCTGCACGCCGGGATCCCAAAACTTAAGCGCAAAGCGATGGTTCAGCTCGGAACGCTCGGGGGCGGCAACCACTTTATCGAGGTTTGTCTCGATACTGAGGACAACGTCTGGCTGATGCTGCATTCCGGTTCGCGAAACATCGGCAAAGAACTTGCCGAACGTCACCTCGCGACCGCGAAAACGCTGCATCGTCTGAACGAACTGCCTTCGCCGGATCTGGCGTATTTCGTACACGGCACGGACGAGTTCAAAGCCTACTGGCACGACCTCGACTGGGCTCAGGGTTACGCGATGAAGAACCGCGAGATCATGATGAAGCGTCTGCTCAAGTCGTTCAACCGAATGTTCAACGGCGATAAGGCGTTCCGTCGTGAGATCACGCTGAATTGTCATCACAATTACGTCGCGGTCGAAGAGCATTTCGGCGACAAGGTCTATATCACCCGAAAGGGTGCGATCAACGCCGCCGAAGGCACGTTCGGCATCATTCCGGGCTCGATGGGAGCGAAATCGTTCATCATTAAGGGCCTTGGAAACCCGTTGTCGTTCAACTCTTGCTCGCACGGTGCGGGCCGCAAAATGTCGCGTACCAAGGCAAAGTCGAAATACACCATCGACGACCTCGCCCGTCAAACCGCCGGCGTCGAATGCCGCAAAGACAAAGGCGTAGTCGACGAGATCCCCGGTGCCTACAAAGACATCGATGACGTAATGCGAGCCCAGTCCGACCTAGTCGAGGTCGTAGCGGAGATCAAACAGGTCATCTGTGTTAAAGGATAA
- the lpxB gene encoding lipid-A-disaccharide synthase has protein sequence MGTKRKFMIVSGEPSGDGHAANLVRSMREIEPASEFFGAAGPKMRDAGVEAIVRSDDLSVVGLLEIGSALPMFLRIFGDLKRAAIQRKPDVVILVDFPEFNLKLARSLKKKGFRIVYYISPQLWAWRKYRVSTIKKYVDLMITILPFEKQWYAEHGVDRVEYVGNPLAREVRPVLEKPEFCRKHGIDADLPIVSMLPGSRDKEISRILPVMFETALTILAERPETQFVIAAANDNGKQKIKSIAEDFNVTRLIDSTKFKVVLDETYDALNASDAAAVTSGTATLETALIGTPMAVVYKTSGINYFLLKPLINVEHYGLVNLISEQRVAVELIQNDLTPMTLSTELLRLLEPNENSAMREKLKRSADKLGAGGASMRAAKAIRDLMILPMNQ, from the coding sequence ATGGGAACCAAACGCAAATTTATGATCGTCTCTGGGGAGCCTTCCGGCGACGGTCATGCCGCTAATCTTGTTCGTTCGATGCGCGAGATTGAACCTGCCAGTGAGTTTTTCGGAGCCGCGGGACCAAAAATGCGTGACGCAGGGGTCGAAGCAATTGTTAGGTCAGATGATCTGTCTGTTGTCGGATTGCTCGAGATCGGGAGTGCATTGCCGATGTTCTTACGAATATTCGGCGATCTAAAGCGGGCGGCCATACAACGAAAACCCGATGTCGTTATCCTCGTGGATTTTCCCGAATTCAACCTCAAGCTTGCAAGATCACTCAAGAAAAAGGGATTCCGCATTGTCTATTACATTTCACCTCAGCTTTGGGCGTGGCGAAAATATAGAGTTTCAACAATAAAAAAGTATGTGGATCTGATGATCACGATACTCCCATTTGAAAAACAGTGGTACGCCGAACACGGCGTTGATCGCGTTGAATACGTGGGAAACCCTCTCGCACGAGAGGTTAGGCCCGTGCTTGAAAAACCGGAGTTTTGCCGAAAACATGGAATAGATGCAGATCTTCCGATCGTGTCCATGCTGCCGGGGAGCAGAGATAAAGAAATATCAAGAATTTTGCCTGTGATGTTCGAAACCGCGCTAACGATCCTAGCTGAACGGCCGGAAACTCAATTTGTCATCGCGGCCGCTAACGACAACGGCAAGCAGAAGATCAAGTCGATAGCAGAGGACTTCAATGTAACAAGGCTGATAGATTCGACTAAATTCAAGGTGGTTCTCGATGAAACCTATGATGCCCTCAACGCATCTGATGCCGCCGCTGTAACCAGTGGAACTGCAACTCTCGAAACCGCTTTGATCGGTACGCCCATGGCGGTCGTTTACAAGACATCCGGTATCAACTATTTTCTCCTCAAACCCCTAATAAACGTCGAGCATTATGGTCTGGTCAATTTGATATCCGAACAACGTGTTGCTGTTGAATTGATCCAAAACGATCTTACACCAATGACACTCTCCACCGAACTGCTTCGCCTCCTGGAGCCGAACGAAAATTCGGCAATGCGTGAAAAGCTAAAAAGATCCGCTGACAAACTGGGAGCGGGAGGAGCTTCGATGAGGGCCGCTAAGGCGATAAGAGACCTGATGATCTTACCCATGAACCAATGA
- a CDS encoding cysteine dioxygenase family protein: MNSVDNIIEGLREIPDAEFICQNVYEFLGANPVDVDTISKYFHWSPKFYTRNLIYKDARFEMMAICWEKGQVSRVHNHSEQRCWMTVPVGRLRGQNFAVAAMDESRGYCKLIETDSFELSDCLAAKVELEEPVHQILNLAEFDERAVSIHVYSKPYASCRSYCRDTDTFKTVPLFYTSIDGKLCDGVTL, translated from the coding sequence ATGAACTCAGTCGACAACATTATCGAAGGCCTGCGGGAGATTCCCGACGCAGAATTCATTTGTCAGAACGTTTATGAATTTCTTGGTGCAAATCCGGTCGACGTCGATACTATTTCCAAATATTTTCATTGGAGCCCGAAATTTTACACCCGCAACCTGATATACAAAGATGCACGTTTTGAAATGATGGCTATTTGCTGGGAAAAGGGCCAGGTTTCGCGCGTGCATAACCACTCGGAACAGCGTTGCTGGATGACCGTGCCGGTCGGACGGCTTCGCGGTCAGAATTTTGCCGTCGCTGCGATGGATGAGTCCCGCGGCTATTGCAAACTGATCGAGACCGATTCGTTCGAACTGTCCGATTGCCTCGCTGCCAAGGTCGAACTCGAAGAGCCTGTCCACCAGATACTGAATCTTGCCGAATTCGACGAACGAGCGGTCAGCATTCACGTCTATTCAAAACCTTACGCAAGCTGCCGTTCTTATTGCCGCGATACAGATACATTCAAGACCGTTCCGCTGTTTTATACGAGCATCGACGGCAAGCTTTGCGACGGCGTAACACTTTAA
- a CDS encoding cysteine--tRNA ligase codes for MMLRFYNTLSRQVEDFVPLESGKVRMYICGPTVWNFAHIGNFRTFIFGDVLRRYLKFKGFSLTHVMNLTDIDDRIINEAAARNISIDEFTEPFAQYFLEDFDALGNERPEIIPRATHHIAEMIDIISTLLANGHAYESDGSIYYRITAFPEYGKLSKISFSGNRDGGSERIDTDKYDKEDARDFALWKLVGEDEQPGWDAPFGRGRPGWHIECSAMAMKYLGETFDLHAGGQDLQFPHHENEIAQSEGATGKQFAKYWIHSEFLKIDDVTMSKSKGNFFTFRDLIAQGYSPLAIRYLLLSVPYRKQLNFTFEGLQGAETTTERLRNFRSLVKDARTEEGSLPSAAASVKTALTDFESAMDDDLNTAAALASVHDMVREINTIMAAGDLREDDRTAILYAIATFDSLLGIFGTESTEILDADIDALIAERQASRQNRDFARSDEIRDELAAKGIILEDTKEGVRWKRK; via the coding sequence ATTATGCTCAGATTTTACAACACATTATCCAGACAGGTCGAAGATTTTGTTCCGCTGGAAAGCGGTAAGGTGCGGATGTATATCTGCGGCCCGACGGTTTGGAATTTTGCTCATATCGGCAATTTTCGGACATTCATCTTTGGCGATGTTCTAAGGCGCTATTTGAAATTCAAGGGCTTCAGTCTGACGCACGTCATGAACCTGACCGACATCGACGACCGGATCATCAACGAGGCGGCGGCCCGGAATATCAGTATCGACGAATTTACCGAGCCATTTGCCCAATATTTTCTTGAGGATTTTGACGCTCTCGGCAACGAGCGGCCGGAGATAATTCCGCGTGCGACGCACCATATTGCGGAAATGATCGATATTATTTCAACATTGCTTGCAAACGGCCACGCGTACGAATCCGACGGTTCGATCTACTACCGCATCACTGCGTTTCCTGAGTACGGCAAGCTGTCGAAGATCAGTTTCTCCGGCAACCGCGACGGCGGCAGCGAACGCATCGATACCGATAAATACGATAAGGAAGACGCACGCGACTTTGCCCTATGGAAGCTGGTCGGCGAAGACGAACAGCCGGGCTGGGACGCACCGTTCGGACGAGGCCGTCCGGGTTGGCATATCGAGTGCTCAGCGATGGCGATGAAATACCTAGGCGAGACCTTCGACCTCCACGCCGGCGGCCAGGACCTGCAATTTCCGCATCATGAGAACGAGATCGCCCAGAGCGAGGGAGCGACCGGTAAACAGTTTGCAAAGTACTGGATCCACAGCGAATTTCTCAAGATCGACGACGTGACAATGTCCAAATCAAAGGGCAATTTTTTCACCTTCCGCGATCTTATCGCACAAGGCTATTCACCGCTCGCGATCAGGTATCTATTGCTTTCAGTTCCCTACCGTAAGCAGTTGAATTTCACATTTGAAGGACTGCAAGGTGCAGAAACAACAACTGAACGGTTACGAAATTTCCGATCATTGGTCAAGGATGCCAGAACCGAAGAAGGTTCGCTTCCATCCGCCGCCGCATCGGTGAAAACAGCTCTAACGGATTTTGAATCTGCGATGGACGACGACCTGAACACTGCCGCCGCATTGGCATCTGTTCACGATATGGTACGTGAGATAAATACCATCATGGCTGCCGGGGATTTGCGGGAAGATGATAGAACCGCAATTCTCTACGCGATCGCAACGTTCGATTCGCTCCTCGGCATTTTCGGAACCGAATCGACCGAGATCCTCGATGCCGACATCGACGCTCTGATAGCCGAACGTCAAGCATCTCGTCAAAACCGCGACTTCGCCCGGTCAGACGAGATCCGCGACGAACTCGCCGCGAAAGGCATCATTTTGGAAGACACCAAAGAAGGCGTTAGGTGGAAACGTAAATAG
- a CDS encoding DMT family transporter produces METEERSTSPLFALIPAQLLFGSLPVIAKVVLAVLPPVALVGIRTAITALILIVVQSFRGRFWLREKGDYWRFALLSLFGVVINQLFFIGGLSLTTASNTSLLAVMIPVFALAVGAIAGFERLTVIKIAGIILAAIGVIILIDPRKASFSSQTTLGDIFIIINCLAYGIYVATSKAAITRNGTFRSMMWVFIFASLVCIPLGAYSLSTIDISSVDMQIWLITLYIGIGATAGPYLLNAWALSKVNPSTVAVFVYLQPLIGFTLALFFLGESITGVFVFSSVLIFAGVFLVTRKFRAIET; encoded by the coding sequence TTGGAAACTGAAGAGAGATCAACTTCCCCGCTTTTTGCGCTGATTCCGGCGCAGCTTCTCTTCGGTTCCCTGCCGGTCATAGCAAAGGTGGTGTTGGCCGTATTGCCACCGGTCGCCCTTGTTGGAATTCGTACTGCGATCACTGCTCTGATCCTGATAGTTGTTCAATCGTTTCGAGGGCGATTTTGGCTTAGGGAGAAAGGCGATTATTGGCGATTTGCCCTCCTGAGCCTGTTCGGTGTCGTAATTAACCAGCTTTTCTTCATCGGCGGACTTTCGCTGACAACTGCATCAAATACTTCGCTCCTTGCCGTCATGATCCCCGTTTTTGCACTCGCGGTTGGTGCGATCGCCGGATTTGAACGTCTGACAGTGATCAAGATAGCCGGTATCATACTCGCCGCGATCGGCGTAATAATACTAATCGACCCGCGAAAGGCCTCATTCTCATCTCAGACCACGCTTGGTGATATTTTCATCATAATAAATTGCCTTGCTTATGGTATTTACGTGGCAACTTCGAAGGCAGCGATCACCCGCAATGGAACATTTCGTTCGATGATGTGGGTGTTTATTTTCGCGAGCCTTGTGTGTATTCCACTCGGAGCGTATTCGCTATCAACTATCGATATCAGCTCAGTCGATATGCAGATATGGCTCATAACTCTCTACATAGGAATTGGAGCGACAGCGGGGCCTTATTTGCTGAATGCGTGGGCTTTATCCAAGGTCAATCCATCAACTGTGGCGGTTTTTGTTTATTTGCAGCCTTTGATCGGATTCACACTTGCATTGTTCTTTCTTGGTGAGAGCATAACGGGAGTTTTTGTCTTTTCCAGCGTTTTGATCTTCGCAGGCGTGTTTCTCGTCACAAGAAAATTTAGAGCGATAGAAACTTAA